The Capsicum annuum cultivar UCD-10X-F1 chromosome 3, UCD10Xv1.1, whole genome shotgun sequence genomic sequence tatactaaaaataaatattcaataatatttattcaatttaaaaatcaatgaataatttattcatttatgtctattttatccaTAATATTAAATGATATTCATAATGAAATGCATTTTTTTCAAAAcactaaatttattatattcaaagggtaaTATAACAAAATCACTGCTATCATTTCTTAAGTTGTGTACCAAGTACAACTATTGTTGGACCAAGGGAGtacttattttaagaaaataaaatatatttttaaatcttgtgattttaaattaaatatatgcaCAATGTATCAAATTAAACTATCCTTTAATTTTATAATCTTATACCCCCTCTGTTTCAAAAAAATGacatactttcctttttagttcgtttaaaaaataatgtttcctttcattttttttgcaatactttaatttcaacttttcacatgacatgtttaggaccacaatatTAAAAGGCATTTTCgtacatttgatacaactttaatttaagaccacaagattcgaaagtctactttattttttaaaactttgtgtcaagtcaaagtaggtcattcttttttaaacgggggAGTATATGATTAATGAGCTGTCAAAAAaatattctttgttttctttgaGCCATCAGAATCCAAAGTTTATCCCCAGAAGCTTCTTTTTTTGTAGAACGGATTACTTTTACAAAGAAATAGGACAATCAAACTTATCAAAGATGTACAGATCAAATAATTAGCTTACCTTCCTTAGACCAACAAGCTTAGTGGCATCTATTTCACCATCACCCATCACTTGTTTGATTTCCTCTCTGAGTTGAGTTTGCCACTCTGGATGTTGTGCCAGCAGCAACAAGGTCCACGTGAGTGCCAATGCAGTTGTCTCATGGCCTGCGAAGAAAAACGTTTTACACTCATCCACCATTTCCCTTGTACTCAATGTCCTCCCATTCCCAGCCAGCAAAAGGCTCAGAAGATCGTGCCCTGCACGATCAATATCTTTGTTCATCTTTTTTCGCTCGTCAATAATGGACATTAGTAGCGAATCGATTTCCTTTCCTAGATTATGGGCTTTGAGGGTTTCTTTAGGGCACATGATCTGATTTCCATAGGGTACCCCAACATAACGTGTAGACTTGAACAGTGTGATTTGCACATTTCTTAATTTTTCGAACACTTTTTCGCCATCTACGTAGCTGATACCGAAGCTTGTCTTTGCGATGATTTCACCTGCGGTACTTATGATTTCGGACTCTACATCAATTTCCGGGTTCCCGGAATTGATGAGTGCAGCCCAACGGTCTAGCATATGTGTGGCGGAATCCGCCATTACAGTTGCCATGCCCTGCATGCCAACCAAATTTGAATTAATACAACTTGCTATCAAACACCCTAATTATAGAGTGTCGAGACTTCAATTTTTATATATGGAAATAGTggtatttttcttatattataacATTTATCTAGGTATACTAACAAAGAAATGTCGGGGACTAAATAATTTGAAAGTTCAAGCATAATTACCTGCTATAATTGGTTAAAATATATTGACAGTGCAAAAAATACTTGCACTATATATCAGTAACATGCATACGGATTAAATCCTTATCTTATGATATATGTGTCACGTTACATTTGCCAATTTGAGTTTTAAGGTCATGTTACTTCGTGTGGAGCCAGGAAAACTGATTTTTCTGTCTTCCGTGTGGAATTTCCTAATTAATACTCCATATACCACAAAGATATTGTGCTTCAATGAGAAAATAGAGAAGTACTGCACCCATAGTaactaataatattaatatataccTTCAAGTTGGCTGGGGTAAAAGCAGGAGTAATAACATGCCTATGTCTCACCCATTCATCACCTTCCACCATGACAAGTCCTTTCCCAAACATTGCCTTTCTATCCATCTTAAACACTGTTGGTTTTCCCCAACTTTTCCCCATTACTCCCGCTGACATCTTCTTGATGAATTCAGGGTCTGCAATGTAGACAAATGGTTCTGTTCCCAGCCAGTATATGAATACTTTTCCTGCAAAAAATAATCAACACTCTTTCATTTACACTGCAGATACCATGCATGTATGTATAACAAGTGTAATAAGTTACGGGTTCAGCCGAATTCATATCTAACCTAGCAGTTATTTAGCTTAGATATTGTATATGTTATTAAGCTATTAATTGTATccattcatgttttatgattggGTAGCTCTGACATATTGaagaataaaacaaaaagaagaaaacatgCATTGCACTGTTGTGTCAAGATGCTAGAGAGAAAGCATACGTACCATGCAATTTCTGCCACGTAGCAAAGTAAGGAAATGCCAATGCATGAATATCATGGCTAATGGCATTAacagaagaggaagaagaagaagaaactctCTTCATCATCAGCTCCTTCTTCATGTCGTTAATATTTCCAAAAGGAAAATTTGGTGTTGGTCCGTCAAAACCATTTGCCTTTAGTTTCCGATATATGAGTTTAGGCATAATCCACCAAGAATATACAACTttacataac encodes the following:
- the LOC107866164 gene encoding cytokinin hydroxylase, coding for MEFFKFSQGASLLGMVTILFMLCKVVYSWWIMPKLIYRKLKANGFDGPTPNFPFGNINDMKKELMMKRVSSSSSSSVNAISHDIHALAFPYFATWQKLHGKVFIYWLGTEPFVYIADPEFIKKMSAGVMGKSWGKPTVFKMDRKAMFGKGLVMVEGDEWVRHRHVITPAFTPANLKGMATVMADSATHMLDRWAALINSGNPEIDVESEIISTAGEIIAKTSFGISYVDGEKVFEKLRNVQITLFKSTRYVGVPYGNQIMCPKETLKAHNLGKEIDSLLMSIIDERKKMNKDIDRAGHDLLSLLLAGNGRTLSTREMVDECKTFFFAGHETTALALTWTLLLLAQHPEWQTQLREEIKQVMGDGEIDATKLVGLRKMGWVMNEVLRLYSPAPNVQRQAREDIQVDDLVIPNGTNMWIDVVSMHHDKELWGEKVNEFKPDRFKDDIHGGCKHKMGYLPFGFGGRMCIGRNLTMMEYKVVLSLILTRFSFSISPNYIHCPSIMLSLRPTLGLPLMFQSL